A portion of the Rhodococcus pseudokoreensis genome contains these proteins:
- a CDS encoding PucR family transcriptional regulator, with protein MDLDAAPDPRVDHTPRATNLSAVLAVTAHMHDCGNRDEILTLLAEALPELGPFSIEPVTVLTGEVPDDDVWRHRVLLDDSWSRPVSLTLRADYPPTPVQATLLELLIQHTGSALRAASLRSRAATQERQLREATGEITAIGTRAAQLEEEAKIHRTFGRLAATGADETAIAETLHQVTGLAVGIEDAFGNLRVRSGPDPSGPALRYRKVGGGNRVDVLRRAAMEGRPLRDDNRIVQLVRPGQTLLGVLYLSDPDHKATDLDTFALEHAATMLAVDMAHRRALAETEARLSRDLGADLLAGTDDDSAYSRADALGYDLHTPQRVLVVHWGPDTSVETVTEAFRRHLTATDSSALLVHGNEHRTGVLAAVMDAKTDVNTVFAALEKSLGPAVGVVGVGSECTSPSTLPESYTHAMRALEIRKQSLSPRGVALFDELGVYRILDSHSSTGDVEAFVQEWLGPLLDYDREHRSTMTATLAQYLECGGKYDETAQALRIHRSTLRYRMSRIHELTGRDLRSVDTRLNLHLASRALQVLAGGAPG; from the coding sequence ATGGATCTGGATGCAGCCCCAGACCCGAGGGTGGATCACACCCCGCGGGCCACGAACCTGTCGGCGGTGCTGGCCGTGACCGCACACATGCACGACTGCGGGAATCGGGACGAGATCCTGACCCTGCTCGCCGAAGCCCTCCCCGAACTCGGTCCCTTCTCGATCGAACCCGTGACCGTGCTGACGGGCGAAGTCCCCGACGACGACGTCTGGCGGCACCGCGTGTTGCTCGACGATTCGTGGTCCAGGCCGGTGTCGCTGACACTGCGGGCCGACTACCCGCCGACGCCGGTGCAGGCGACGCTCCTCGAGTTGTTGATTCAGCACACGGGGTCGGCCCTGCGCGCCGCGTCGCTCCGCTCCCGGGCCGCCACCCAGGAACGCCAACTGCGCGAGGCCACGGGCGAGATCACCGCGATCGGCACGAGGGCCGCACAACTCGAGGAGGAAGCGAAGATCCACCGCACGTTCGGGCGCCTCGCCGCGACCGGCGCCGATGAGACCGCCATCGCCGAGACCCTCCACCAGGTGACCGGACTCGCTGTCGGCATCGAGGACGCGTTCGGCAATCTTCGTGTCCGGTCCGGCCCGGACCCGTCCGGGCCGGCGCTCCGGTACCGCAAAGTCGGCGGCGGGAACCGGGTCGACGTCCTGCGCCGCGCCGCGATGGAGGGGCGCCCGCTGCGGGACGACAACCGGATCGTGCAGTTGGTCCGGCCCGGACAGACACTTCTCGGTGTCCTGTATCTGTCGGACCCGGACCACAAGGCCACCGACCTCGACACCTTCGCCCTCGAGCACGCCGCGACGATGCTCGCGGTCGACATGGCGCACCGTAGAGCGCTCGCCGAGACGGAGGCGCGGCTGAGCCGCGACCTGGGTGCCGACCTACTGGCCGGCACCGACGACGACAGCGCCTACTCGCGGGCCGACGCCCTCGGCTACGACCTGCACACACCGCAACGCGTGCTGGTCGTCCACTGGGGTCCGGACACATCCGTCGAGACCGTCACGGAAGCGTTCCGCCGTCACCTGACGGCCACCGACTCGTCGGCCCTCCTCGTTCACGGCAACGAGCACCGAACCGGTGTCCTCGCCGCCGTCATGGACGCGAAGACGGACGTGAACACCGTATTCGCAGCGTTGGAGAAATCGCTCGGCCCCGCCGTCGGTGTGGTCGGGGTCGGATCCGAATGCACCTCTCCCAGCACACTCCCGGAGTCGTACACGCACGCGATGCGGGCCCTCGAAATCCGGAAGCAGTCGCTCTCTCCTCGCGGTGTGGCGTTGTTCGACGAACTCGGCGTCTACCGCATTCTCGACTCGCACAGCAGTACCGGAGATGTCGAGGCATTCGTGCAGGAATGGCTGGGCCCCCTGCTCGACTACGACCGAGAGCACCGCAGCACGATGACGGCCACCCTCGCCCAATACCTCGAATGCGGCGGCAAATACGACGAGACCGCGCAGGCCCTCAGGATCCACCGCAGCACCCTCCGGTACCGGATGTCCCGCATCCACGAATTGACCGGCCGTGATCTCCGCAGTGTCGACACCCGCCTGAATCTTCATCTGGCATCACGGGCGCTGCAGGTCCTGGCCGGCGGTGCGCCGGGGTGA
- a CDS encoding UBP-type zinc finger domain-containing protein, which produces MTQSSNWHDPDLNMIRDVVAHTSDGCEGCLALGTRWEHLMLCLTCGYVGCSDGSPMRHARHHAERSGHPIVQSLHAGDNWRWCFVHDVQICTPYPATGARVVAPSLVPGPADDLRHGLRIAKSQ; this is translated from the coding sequence ATGACCCAATCCAGTAATTGGCACGATCCCGATCTGAACATGATTCGCGATGTCGTCGCGCACACGTCGGACGGGTGCGAGGGCTGTCTCGCACTCGGTACCCGCTGGGAGCACCTGATGTTGTGCCTGACGTGCGGCTATGTCGGATGCAGCGACGGATCACCGATGCGGCACGCACGACACCATGCGGAACGCAGCGGTCATCCGATCGTCCAGTCGCTCCATGCGGGGGACAACTGGCGCTGGTGCTTCGTGCACGACGTCCAGATCTGCACGCCGTATCCGGCGACCGGGGCCCGGGTGGTCGCACCCAGCCTGGTGCCGGGGCCGGCGGACGACCTCAGACACGGTCTCCGTATCGCGAAATCGCAGTGA
- a CDS encoding SWIM zinc finger family protein produces the protein MTDAVTHPPFPVQKGRRTRGRTWWAQRWVDDVEQAALDSDTLKRGRAYARGGLVGPLTFAPGLVSADVHTDDESLHVRIRVDRLDERQWGEVLATLASRSGHVAQLSSGTLPRELDEDLAAVDVSLIPSMFDADATCTCEEWDVPCRHAAAVLYQAAWVLDDDPLLFFLLRGREGQEILQRRHGAHAETSRSSFDYACVPVPAADAYAAVSGPLPTPPRPGGSPVRPRWLDDAPPEVRADAVWSAIVTAISRYGDRV, from the coding sequence GTGACCGACGCCGTCACGCATCCCCCCTTCCCCGTGCAGAAGGGCCGCCGCACACGCGGCAGGACCTGGTGGGCGCAACGCTGGGTCGACGACGTCGAGCAGGCCGCGCTCGACTCGGACACGCTGAAACGCGGACGCGCCTATGCCCGTGGCGGACTGGTCGGTCCGCTCACGTTCGCGCCCGGGCTCGTCTCCGCGGACGTGCACACCGACGACGAGAGCCTGCACGTGCGGATCCGGGTGGACCGGCTGGACGAGCGCCAGTGGGGCGAGGTGCTCGCGACCCTCGCGTCGCGGAGCGGTCACGTCGCCCAGTTGTCGAGCGGGACGCTCCCCCGCGAACTCGACGAGGATCTCGCGGCCGTCGACGTGTCGCTGATTCCGTCGATGTTCGACGCCGACGCAACCTGCACCTGCGAGGAGTGGGACGTGCCGTGTCGCCACGCCGCCGCGGTGCTGTATCAGGCCGCGTGGGTCCTCGACGACGACCCGCTGCTGTTCTTCCTGCTGCGCGGACGCGAGGGACAGGAGATTCTGCAACGCAGGCACGGCGCGCACGCGGAGACGTCCCGGTCGTCCTTCGACTATGCGTGCGTCCCGGTGCCCGCCGCGGATGCCTACGCCGCAGTGTCCGGACCGCTTCCGACACCGCCGCGCCCCGGCGGAAGCCCGGTGCGGCCACGCTGGCTCGACGACGCTCCCCCGGAAGTTCGGGCCGACGCCGTGTGGTCTGCGATCGTCACTGCGATTTCGCGATACGGAGACCGTGTCTGA